In Nocardia sp. NBC_00403, one DNA window encodes the following:
- a CDS encoding nSTAND1 domain-containing NTPase, producing MFISHSGRDNAWAIAVKQWLVEQQPDLAQEIFLDIDPETGIHSGQRWKDALRAAKERCEAVVCLVSRHWLGSKECEAEYRAAEYFGKRIYCARIEPLEGINDITREWQRCDLYGQGPRTEVHVGAGHEPVVVRTAGLQQLLTGLRAAGIGADHFPWPPSGEPDRAPYRGWDPFEPQDAAVFFGRDGQIVRAVDAMRAMRTDGSRPLFVVVGASGTGKSSFLRAGLIPRLCRDDRHFVVLDTMRPERDALTGPHGLAATIHATRRRLGLTAPGLGDIKTALTDQNIAVMRQWLTDIQHAARHRLVDATAEAATVVLPIDQAEELLSADAGPEAAGMLALLAGFLSVPVGERLSLIVALTIRTDRYEHLQSNPDLVDIDTVVFDDLKPMPRDRFRDIITGPARRSPRHLEIAPDLVDRLLADCGDGADTLPLLSLTLATLYRDYGGDSELTLSHYTKLGGIDNVVATEISKLLSRDPDTRRDELVALRLAFIPFLATIAPEGERPLRRIAHWRDLPAEARPLIDRFIEARLLVKDHWKNGDREETVVEVALESLLRQWDDLAGWLREEADDLRTAENLERAAEDWNRNVRATAWLLTGARLIAAETLALRPGYRERLAIARDYLAASRGHEDARHADELLEATAHAAALRKRARILIALTTVAVMVAVTAGFYYFRADTAEHNATSLANAAIAARLLQDAQQQFTTGHDTRRGVLEAIAAQNFSPETAMTGMLDVQYQTQNITKIADVGPTPNGMAISPDGRWMVTGDHVGGVRVWDTNSTDGPRTLPGSGTEGVPAVAVSSDGRWVVAGDLVSVVRVWDMTSTAGPRAFSLTGSSTGTGAGGVYAVAVSSDGRWVVAGDRAEVVRIWDTNASAPVQRVLPGTRAELISLVVSPDGRRVVAGDRTGVVRMWDTGSTAEPRTLPSDGYSPVVAVAVSPDGRWVVAGDLVSVVRVWDVTSTAGPRALPGNGNDSVTTVAVTSDGRWVVAGDGKGGVRVWDMTSTAGPRALPRTGTALVVAVGVSPDGRRVVGGDRAGVVRTWDLNSSGNEPRAVPGSGTGSLLIDKALSPDGRWVATNDTAGVVRVGDMNSTDGPRTLPNASTDTDLVYALAISPDGRWLVTSNTESAVRVWDMTSTAGPRALPSTGTGTGIGAGAKAVLAVAISPDGHWVVVGDRSGEVRVSDMSTSVPGLRALPGISIGGVTAVAVSPDRRWVVAGAPNGGVLVWDTNYTDGPRALPSVGIERVVAVAVSADGHWVVTGDRAGVVRVWSTDPNQTGVALAARDVGIIGALALDPGSRSINAVSTHGSSQDELIALPFLVPDPKQLCSKLATTMSRTEWDEWVTPNLPPTQLCDGLK from the coding sequence GTGTTCATCAGTCATTCCGGCCGTGATAACGCCTGGGCGATCGCGGTGAAGCAGTGGCTGGTCGAACAACAACCGGACCTGGCCCAGGAGATCTTCCTCGATATCGATCCCGAGACCGGGATCCACTCCGGGCAACGCTGGAAAGACGCTCTGCGCGCGGCCAAGGAACGCTGCGAAGCCGTGGTGTGTCTGGTGTCCCGGCACTGGCTGGGCTCGAAAGAATGCGAAGCCGAGTACCGGGCCGCCGAATACTTCGGTAAACGGATCTACTGCGCCCGGATCGAACCGCTGGAGGGCATCAACGACATCACCCGCGAGTGGCAGCGTTGCGATCTGTATGGCCAGGGCCCGCGCACCGAGGTCCATGTCGGAGCCGGTCATGAGCCGGTGGTGGTGCGTACCGCCGGGCTGCAACAGTTGCTTACCGGGTTACGCGCCGCCGGAATCGGCGCCGACCATTTCCCGTGGCCCCCGTCTGGTGAGCCCGACCGTGCGCCGTATCGCGGGTGGGATCCATTCGAACCGCAGGATGCGGCGGTCTTCTTCGGTCGCGATGGCCAGATCGTGCGGGCCGTGGACGCGATGCGGGCGATGCGGACAGACGGAAGCCGACCTTTGTTCGTCGTGGTCGGTGCCTCGGGCACCGGCAAATCGTCGTTCCTGCGGGCCGGGTTGATTCCCCGGTTGTGCCGCGACGACCGGCATTTCGTCGTGCTGGACACCATGCGCCCCGAACGCGACGCCCTTACCGGCCCCCACGGCTTGGCCGCGACCATCCACGCCACTCGCCGACGTCTGGGCCTGACCGCTCCGGGTCTCGGTGACATCAAAACAGCACTCACCGACCAGAACATCGCGGTAATGCGGCAGTGGCTGACCGACATCCAGCATGCGGCGCGCCACCGGCTCGTCGATGCCACAGCCGAGGCTGCGACGGTGGTGCTGCCCATCGATCAGGCTGAGGAACTGCTGTCGGCCGACGCCGGCCCCGAGGCCGCCGGGATGCTGGCATTGCTTGCCGGTTTCCTGTCAGTGCCGGTGGGTGAGCGGTTGTCGCTGATCGTCGCGTTGACCATCCGCACCGACCGCTACGAACACCTGCAATCGAACCCTGATCTGGTCGATATCGACACGGTCGTGTTCGATGATCTCAAACCGATGCCGCGTGACCGGTTCCGCGACATCATCACCGGCCCCGCGCGGCGCAGCCCCCGCCACCTCGAGATCGCGCCGGACCTGGTCGACCGGCTGCTGGCGGACTGCGGTGACGGCGCGGACACTCTGCCGTTGCTGTCGCTGACGTTGGCCACCCTCTACCGCGACTACGGTGGCGATAGCGAACTCACCCTGTCGCATTACACCAAACTCGGCGGGATCGACAACGTCGTGGCGACCGAGATCAGCAAACTTTTGTCCCGCGATCCCGATACTCGCCGCGATGAACTCGTCGCGCTGCGTTTGGCGTTCATCCCGTTCCTGGCCACCATCGCGCCCGAGGGCGAGCGGCCATTGCGTCGTATCGCCCATTGGAGGGATCTACCCGCTGAGGCCCGCCCGCTGATCGACCGGTTCATCGAGGCCCGCTTGCTCGTCAAAGACCACTGGAAGAACGGTGACCGTGAGGAGACCGTTGTCGAGGTTGCGTTGGAAAGCCTACTGCGGCAATGGGACGACCTCGCCGGATGGCTGCGCGAGGAGGCCGACGACCTGCGCACCGCCGAGAACCTCGAACGCGCCGCCGAGGACTGGAACCGCAACGTCCGCGCCACTGCCTGGCTGTTGACCGGCGCACGCCTGATCGCCGCCGAAACTCTCGCCCTGAGACCCGGCTACCGCGAACGCCTCGCTATCGCGCGTGACTACCTGGCCGCGTCCCGGGGACACGAAGACGCCCGTCACGCAGACGAACTCCTCGAAGCCACCGCCCACGCCGCCGCGTTACGCAAACGCGCCCGAATCCTGATCGCACTCACCACTGTCGCCGTCATGGTCGCCGTAACCGCGGGCTTCTACTACTTCCGGGCCGACACCGCCGAACACAACGCCACCAGCCTCGCCAACGCCGCCATCGCAGCGCGCCTTCTCCAAGACGCCCAACAACAATTCACCACCGGCCACGACACGCGCCGCGGCGTACTGGAAGCCATTGCGGCACAGAATTTCTCACCAGAAACAGCCATGACCGGAATGCTCGATGTGCAGTACCAGACCCAGAACATCACCAAGATCGCCGACGTCGGCCCTACCCCCAATGGCATGGCGATCAGTCCCGACGGACGGTGGATGGTCACAGGCGACCACGTGGGCGGGGTGCGCGTGTGGGACACGAACTCCACAGACGGGCCACGCACCCTGCCCGGCAGCGGCACCGAGGGAGTTCCCGCTGTGGCGGTCAGTTCGGATGGACGCTGGGTCGTCGCCGGCGATCTCGTGAGTGTGGTGCGCGTGTGGGACATGACCTCCACCGCCGGACCGCGTGCCTTTTCCCTCACCGGCTCCAGCACCGGCACAGGCGCCGGGGGAGTTTACGCCGTGGCGGTCAGTTCGGATGGACGCTGGGTTGTTGCCGGTGATCGCGCAGAAGTGGTGCGGATCTGGGACACGAACGCCTCCGCGCCCGTGCAGCGCGTCCTGCCTGGCACACGCGCCGAGCTGATCAGCTTGGTGGTCAGCCCGGATGGGCGTCGGGTCGTCGCCGGCGATCGCACAGGAGTGGTGCGGATGTGGGACACGGGCTCCACCGCCGAGCCGCGCACTCTTCCCAGCGACGGCTACAGCCCAGTGGTTGCAGTGGCGGTCAGCCCGGACGGGCGCTGGGTCGTCGCCGGCGATCTCGTGAGTGTGGTGCGAGTGTGGGACGTGACCTCCACCGCCGGACCGCGCGCTCTCCCTGGCAACGGTAATGACTCGGTGACAACGGTGGCGGTCACTTCGGATGGGCGCTGGGTCGTCGCTGGCGACGGCAAAGGTGGGGTGCGGGTGTGGGACATGACCTCCACCGCCGGACCGCGCGCTCTCCCCCGCACCGGTACCGCCCTGGTGGTTGCCGTGGGGGTCAGTCCGGACGGGCGACGGGTCGTCGGCGGTGATCGCGCGGGTGTAGTGCGGACGTGGGATTTGAACTCGTCCGGGAACGAGCCTCGTGCTGTCCCCGGCAGCGGTACCGGCTCCCTACTGATAGACAAGGCGCTCAGTCCGGACGGGCGCTGGGTTGCCACCAATGACACAGCGGGTGTGGTGCGGGTAGGGGACATGAACTCCACCGACGGACCGCGTACCCTCCCCAACGCCAGCACCGACACCGACTTGGTGTATGCCCTGGCGATCAGTCCGGACGGGCGCTGGCTCGTCACCAGCAATACCGAGAGTGCGGTGCGAGTGTGGGACATGACCTCCACCGCTGGGCCACGCGCGCTGCCCAGCACCGGCACAGGTACCGGCATCGGCGCCGGCGCCAAGGCGGTTTTGGCCGTGGCGATCAGTCCCGATGGGCACTGGGTCGTCGTCGGCGATCGTTCGGGTGAGGTGCGGGTGTCGGACATGAGCACCTCGGTGCCCGGGCTGCGCGCCCTCCCTGGCATCAGTATCGGGGGAGTTACCGCCGTGGCGGTCAGCCCGGATAGGCGTTGGGTCGTCGCCGGTGCCCCGAATGGCGGGGTTCTAGTGTGGGACACGAACTACACCGACGGACCGCGCGCCCTGCCCAGCGTGGGCATCGAACGGGTGGTTGCTGTGGCGGTGAGCGCCGACGGACACTGGGTCGTTACCGGCGATCGCGCAGGAGTGGTGCGGGTATGGAGTACCGACCCGAACCAGACCGGGGTCGCTCTGGCCGCCCGCGACGTGGGCATTATCGGTGCCTTGGCGTTGGATCCCGGAAGTCGGTCGATCAATGCCGTATCAACCCATGGCTCATCCCAAGACGAGTTGATCGCTCTCCCGTTCCTGGTTCCGGACCCGAAGCAATTGTGTTCCAAGCTGGCCACGACGATGAGCAGGACCGAATGGGACGAATGGGTGACACCGAACCTGCCGCCCACCCAGCTGTGCGACGGCCTCAAATAA
- a CDS encoding DUF4231 domain-containing protein codes for MNYRATAEALKHEKFMYLAESGPYARPSRRKILAQRIESITAQENTRWKSTHAETDENPDAS; via the coding sequence CTGAACTACCGCGCCACCGCAGAAGCGTTGAAGCACGAAAAGTTCATGTACCTGGCCGAATCGGGTCCCTACGCGAGACCGAGCCGACGGAAGATCCTTGCGCAACGGATAGAAAGCATTACGGCACAAGAGAACACCCGCTGGAAATCGACGCACGCCGAAACCGACGAGAACCCCGACGCCTCGTAG
- a CDS encoding RNA-guided endonuclease InsQ/TnpB family protein has product MAWSRELPCEPSSVSVISDSAGRYFASFVVEVTGEALPEGVCEVGIDLGLRRFAVLSDGQAVASPRFLRRAERRLRKSQQALSRKEKGSSNRVRARLRVARAHATVADTRRDFAHKLSTAIIRENQAVYVEDLCVKGLARTRLAKSVHDAGWGMFTSMLEEKAARYGRYFAKVDRFFPSSQLCSECGVIDGKKPLSVRSWRCRCGVVHDRDVNAARNILAAGQAERRNACGARVRPVSVPALRVEAGTRRERRSALVGIPSLLGQGGCQSVHSTHTLLSHASA; this is encoded by the coding sequence GTGGCGTGGTCGCGGGAGTTGCCGTGCGAGCCGTCGAGCGTGTCGGTGATCTCCGACAGTGCGGGCAGGTACTTTGCGTCGTTCGTGGTCGAGGTCACCGGCGAGGCGCTGCCCGAAGGTGTTTGCGAGGTCGGCATCGACCTTGGGTTGAGGAGGTTCGCGGTGCTCAGCGACGGACAGGCCGTCGCCTCGCCGAGGTTCTTGCGTCGGGCTGAACGGAGGTTGCGGAAATCGCAACAAGCGTTGTCGCGCAAGGAGAAAGGCTCCAGTAATCGGGTGAGGGCCCGGCTCAGGGTTGCCAGGGCTCACGCCACGGTGGCCGATACGCGTCGCGATTTCGCGCACAAACTGTCTACGGCGATCATCCGCGAAAACCAAGCGGTTTATGTCGAGGATCTGTGTGTGAAAGGGCTTGCGCGGACTCGTCTGGCGAAATCTGTGCACGACGCCGGGTGGGGGATGTTCACCTCCATGTTGGAGGAGAAAGCTGCCCGGTACGGGCGGTATTTCGCGAAGGTCGACCGGTTCTTCCCGTCGTCGCAATTGTGTTCGGAGTGCGGGGTGATCGATGGGAAGAAACCGTTGTCGGTGCGGTCGTGGAGGTGCCGGTGTGGCGTGGTGCACGATCGGGATGTGAACGCGGCACGAAACATTCTCGCCGCCGGGCAGGCGGAGAGACGAAACGCTTGTGGAGCGCGGGTAAGACCGGTATCTGTTCCGGCTCTGCGTGTTGAGGCAGGAACCCGCCGAGAGCGCCGTTCGGCGCTGGTAGGGATCCCCAGCCTTTTAGGCCAGGGAGGATGTCAATCGGTCCACAGCACCCACACCTTGCTCTCGCACGCCAGCGCATGA
- a CDS encoding DUF4190 domain-containing protein, with the protein MARMERREIERWPEAQHEENWQQESESEERWPEADAEGRWSEAPQPGRRRTGRLRVEIPPIVNPYAIVALVAALLGLFPVAIVFGFIAFSHPRGKAMAVSALLIGVAEATALAGFVALSGAAWTDSVSRANKVTEVSTVAAPPVVVTTVAPTTVAPPPVTTTSAATNLVTPKKGTACSDPALIGTGADGNTLLCLATPASGGYQWAGPYTIATAVQQAGTKCEVSGTTKSARTADGHALACESKVWVLWTD; encoded by the coding sequence ATGGCACGGATGGAACGCCGTGAGATCGAGCGCTGGCCAGAGGCGCAGCACGAGGAGAACTGGCAGCAGGAATCGGAATCCGAGGAGCGTTGGCCCGAGGCGGACGCCGAGGGACGCTGGTCGGAGGCGCCGCAGCCCGGTCGTCGCCGGACGGGTCGGTTGCGGGTGGAGATTCCGCCCATCGTGAACCCGTATGCGATCGTCGCGCTGGTTGCCGCGTTGCTGGGGTTGTTTCCGGTGGCGATTGTGTTCGGTTTCATCGCCTTCAGTCATCCACGTGGCAAGGCGATGGCGGTGTCCGCGCTGCTGATCGGGGTGGCCGAGGCGACGGCGCTCGCGGGATTCGTGGCGTTGTCCGGAGCGGCATGGACCGATTCCGTGTCGCGCGCGAACAAGGTCACCGAGGTATCGACCGTTGCCGCGCCGCCCGTCGTCGTGACGACGGTGGCGCCGACCACGGTCGCGCCGCCGCCGGTGACCACGACCTCTGCGGCGACCAACCTGGTCACTCCGAAGAAGGGCACGGCATGTTCGGACCCCGCGCTCATCGGTACGGGCGCGGACGGGAACACCCTGCTATGCCTGGCCACTCCGGCGAGTGGCGGCTACCAGTGGGCAGGGCCATACACCATCGCGACGGCCGTGCAGCAGGCCGGGACGAAATGCGAAGTTTCCGGCACAACCAAGAGCGCACGCACCGCGGACGGTCATGCGCTGGCGTGCGAGAGCAAGGTGTGGGTGCTGTGGACCGATTGA
- a CDS encoding TetR/AcrR family transcriptional regulator — MPGLSEVRGEVASSAAASSDEAQPRRRRLEPDERRAQILACAIDMFGERPYAAVSTAELAQRAGVARGLINHYFGNKRDLYLAVVRRMVTLPRLDDMVTPSGTDRERVDASVHWLLDVISEHGSTWVKVTSHEGVGNDPEVQHILDQADDAAAERMLLMVGRADSTHSAELRAMVRAFGGLVKVAGREWITRGTLTREQVHVLLADMLMTLMTETMPKVDPRR, encoded by the coding sequence TTGCCCGGTCTCTCTGAAGTCAGGGGTGAGGTGGCTTCGTCGGCGGCCGCGTCCTCCGACGAGGCGCAGCCGCGCAGGCGCAGGCTGGAACCCGATGAGCGGCGCGCGCAGATCCTCGCCTGCGCGATCGACATGTTCGGTGAGCGTCCCTACGCGGCCGTCTCGACCGCCGAGCTGGCTCAGCGCGCAGGTGTGGCGCGCGGCCTGATCAATCACTACTTCGGCAACAAGCGCGACCTCTACCTCGCCGTGGTGCGCCGGATGGTCACCTTGCCGCGGCTCGACGACATGGTGACGCCGAGCGGCACCGATCGCGAGCGAGTCGACGCCAGCGTGCATTGGCTGCTGGACGTGATCTCCGAACACGGCAGCACCTGGGTGAAGGTGACAAGTCACGAGGGCGTCGGCAACGACCCCGAGGTGCAGCACATCCTCGACCAAGCCGACGACGCGGCCGCCGAGCGCATGCTGCTGATGGTCGGACGCGCCGATTCGACACACAGTGCGGAATTGCGCGCGATGGTCCGCGCCTTCGGTGGTCTGGTGAAGGTGGCCGGGCGGGAGTGGATCACCCGAGGCACACTCACCCGCGAACAGGTGCACGTGTTGCTCGCGGACATGCTGATGACGTTGATGACCGAAACGATGCCGAAAGTGGACCCGCGCCGGTGA
- a CDS encoding acyl-CoA dehydrogenase family protein, whose amino-acid sequence MARAAWSDDEVEAVRDLAKTFFEKEVVPHEEKFVAQGHPDRALYNRAGELGLLCTALSSEYGGGGGTFAHDAAIIEEQAFAGDGSLGMPVHSSIIAPYLNEFGSEELKRRVLPKAASGEMVLSIGMTEPGTGSDLQNIKTRAVREGDEYVITGSKIFITNGWLCDGIIIAVKTDPTKGAAGVSLIFAEVGDDTPGFKRGRILNKIGGKAQDTAELFFDGLRVPASNLLGESEGQGFYQMMQLLAQERLVTAIIAVAMMEKAVALTVDYTKGREAFGKPLFAMQNTKFELAECATIATVSRTFLDDCIVKHLRGELDIPTAAMSKYWLTDQLGIVVDRCLQLFGGYGYMTEYPISQLYTGARVLRILAGSNEVMKDLIARSL is encoded by the coding sequence ATGGCACGCGCCGCGTGGAGTGATGACGAGGTCGAAGCGGTACGGGACCTGGCCAAGACCTTCTTCGAAAAGGAAGTCGTCCCGCACGAGGAGAAGTTCGTCGCCCAGGGGCATCCCGACCGCGCGCTCTACAATCGCGCCGGCGAGCTCGGTCTGCTGTGCACCGCGCTGTCGAGCGAATACGGTGGCGGTGGAGGCACTTTCGCGCACGACGCGGCCATAATCGAGGAGCAGGCATTCGCCGGTGACGGCTCGCTCGGCATGCCTGTGCACAGCTCGATTATCGCGCCCTACCTGAACGAATTCGGCTCCGAGGAACTCAAGCGGCGAGTGCTGCCCAAGGCCGCGAGTGGCGAGATGGTGCTGTCGATCGGTATGACCGAACCCGGCACCGGCTCGGACCTGCAGAACATCAAGACCAGGGCGGTCCGTGAAGGCGACGAGTACGTCATCACCGGCTCGAAGATCTTCATCACCAACGGCTGGTTGTGCGACGGCATCATCATCGCCGTGAAAACCGACCCGACCAAGGGCGCCGCAGGCGTTTCGCTGATTTTCGCCGAGGTCGGCGACGACACCCCGGGATTCAAGCGGGGTCGCATCCTGAACAAGATCGGCGGCAAGGCCCAGGACACCGCCGAGCTGTTCTTCGACGGCTTGCGGGTGCCCGCCTCGAACCTGCTCGGGGAGTCCGAGGGCCAAGGCTTCTATCAAATGATGCAGCTGCTCGCCCAGGAGCGACTGGTGACCGCGATCATCGCGGTGGCCATGATGGAGAAGGCCGTCGCGCTGACCGTCGACTACACCAAAGGCCGTGAGGCATTCGGCAAGCCGCTGTTCGCGATGCAGAACACCAAGTTCGAGCTGGCAGAGTGCGCGACCATCGCCACGGTGAGTCGCACCTTCCTCGACGATTGCATCGTCAAGCACCTGCGCGGCGAGTTGGACATTCCCACTGCTGCGATGTCCAAGTACTGGCTCACCGATCAGCTGGGTATCGTGGTTGACCGCTGCCTGCAACTGTTCGGCGGCTACGGCTACATGACGGAGTATCCGATTTCCCAGCTCTATACCGGCGCCCGCGTCCTGCGCATCCTCGCGGGCAGCAACGAGGTGATGAAGGATCTCATTGCCCGGTCTCTCTGA
- a CDS encoding TetR/AcrR family transcriptional regulator, with product MPRSDARSAARTITREEIVDAAIRVIDRDGPRPSMDDIAREAHITKPRLYRQFADKADLYTEIGNRMAKAAGAAAGNDLTLMLQPPRTALRRVLTGYADSILEHPNVFRFLGQAHVTQKADGSVLQFDLGRAVAGRFAEQAREIAESIPIAATGIDYLACAVVGVVVAITDLWLGDAEVSRPATTVEFVDQAVEFVWGLIDGFLRRQGISADPDTPIFTSLAAANQSQQSAT from the coding sequence GTGCCCAGATCCGATGCCAGATCCGCCGCGAGGACGATTACCCGCGAGGAGATCGTCGACGCAGCGATTCGGGTGATCGACCGGGATGGTCCGCGCCCGAGCATGGACGACATCGCGCGCGAGGCCCACATCACCAAGCCGCGGCTATATCGCCAGTTCGCCGACAAAGCGGATCTGTACACCGAGATCGGCAATCGGATGGCCAAGGCGGCCGGGGCTGCGGCAGGCAACGATCTCACCCTTATGCTGCAGCCGCCACGCACCGCGCTGCGCCGCGTCCTGACCGGCTACGCCGACAGTATTCTGGAGCACCCCAACGTTTTTCGCTTCCTCGGTCAGGCGCACGTCACGCAGAAAGCCGATGGATCGGTACTGCAATTCGACCTCGGGCGGGCGGTGGCGGGCCGATTCGCCGAGCAGGCGCGGGAAATCGCCGAATCCATCCCGATCGCTGCAACGGGCATCGACTATCTGGCCTGTGCGGTCGTCGGAGTGGTCGTGGCGATCACCGATCTGTGGCTGGGGGATGCGGAGGTGTCGCGGCCTGCTACGACCGTCGAGTTCGTCGATCAAGCCGTCGAGTTCGTCTGGGGCCTGATCGATGGCTTCTTGCGTCGTCAAGGCATCTCGGCGGACCCGGACACCCCGATCTTCACGTCTTTGGCGGCAGCCAACCAGTCGCAACAGTCCGCAACCTGA
- a CDS encoding alpha/beta fold hydrolase, whose translation MNEQPDSTDPTDLRRPDRQSTVAVEGAELAVFEWGDPAAEPLVLVHGVTDTHRVWTRVAALLSDGFRVVTYDVRGHGRSAKPAALPDYRLERLAADFYAVIDTVSPRSPVHVCGHGWGAVQVWEAVCDPQANTRIASFTAISGPNLDHVGILLRDISSPSRHLRRLATDPAWMLCGAESAPAAVQRIAYPPRVRSWLIERLGGVPRVYAPIAATWHTDLLAGTRIVRANLLRHLLRPRDRHTAVPVQLVVDTTDVFVPPFLYDSSAPWVDRLWRCAIPADHWLPVTEPLLVAEAIANFVEDLHAADATIPRR comes from the coding sequence ATGAACGAACAGCCCGACAGCACCGACCCGACCGACCTCCGACGACCGGACCGGCAGTCGACCGTGGCCGTCGAGGGCGCCGAGCTGGCGGTGTTCGAATGGGGCGATCCGGCCGCGGAACCCCTTGTCCTCGTGCACGGCGTCACCGATACCCATCGCGTCTGGACCAGGGTGGCGGCACTGCTGAGCGACGGCTTCCGCGTGGTCACCTATGACGTGCGCGGCCACGGCCGGTCCGCGAAACCCGCTGCGCTGCCGGACTATCGACTCGAGCGGCTCGCCGCGGACTTCTACGCCGTGATCGACACAGTCAGCCCGCGCAGCCCGGTGCATGTGTGCGGCCACGGCTGGGGCGCGGTGCAGGTGTGGGAGGCAGTGTGCGATCCGCAGGCGAACACCAGGATCGCCTCGTTTACCGCCATCTCCGGCCCCAACCTCGACCATGTGGGAATACTGTTGCGCGACATCTCATCTCCGTCACGACACCTCCGCAGACTGGCCACCGACCCGGCCTGGATGCTATGCGGCGCCGAGTCAGCGCCCGCCGCCGTGCAACGTATCGCCTACCCACCACGAGTGCGTTCCTGGCTGATCGAGCGGCTCGGCGGAGTCCCACGCGTATACGCGCCGATCGCGGCCACCTGGCACACCGATCTGCTCGCCGGAACCCGCATCGTGCGGGCCAATCTGCTGCGCCATCTGCTGCGCCCACGGGATCGGCACACGGCGGTGCCGGTCCAGCTGGTGGTCGACACCACCGACGTGTTCGTGCCGCCGTTCCTCTATGACAGCAGTGCCCCTTGGGTGGATCGCCTGTGGCGCTGCGCGATTCCCGCCGACCACTGGCTCCCGGTGACCGAGCCGCTGCTCGTCGCCGAGGCCATCGCCAACTTCGTCGAAGACCTGCACGCGGCCGACGCGACCATCCCGCGCCGCTAG
- a CDS encoding SDR family NAD(P)-dependent oxidoreductase: MAENTASTSPDTQAIDPAELAICLRVLEQAGQLDKDDPHSIAVQRAVGHMFKKLKLRRRSEARDAVAAADRSVVAATATGSPNRIDDETAGIPLTSNAAGASAGTLLRPRPCYMCKQRYTRVDAFYHQLCPECAASSHAKRDARTDLTGRRALLTGGRAKIGMYIALRLLRDGAHTTITTRFPNDAIRRFAAMDDSADWLHRLRIVGIDLRDPAQVVALADDVAAQGPLDILINNAAQTVRRSPGAYSALVDAESGPLPAGALPDMVSFGKTMQAHPTALTASLTPSLTATDVAELALVAGSATPERISRGVAIDAGGLVPDLAHTNSWVQTVAEVDPTELLEVQLCNSVAPFILVSRLRPAMAASPARRKYVVNVSAMEGQFSRAYKGPGHPHTNMAKAALNMLTRTSAKEMLEEDSILMTAVDTGWITDERPHYTKVRLAEEGFHAPLDLVDGAARVYDPIVQGESGTDLYGCFLKDYQPSPW, encoded by the coding sequence ATGGCCGAGAACACCGCGTCGACCTCGCCCGATACCCAGGCCATCGACCCGGCCGAACTGGCCATTTGCCTGCGTGTGCTGGAACAGGCCGGGCAGCTGGACAAGGACGATCCCCATTCGATCGCCGTGCAGCGCGCCGTCGGGCACATGTTCAAGAAGCTCAAGCTCCGCCGTCGCAGCGAGGCAAGGGACGCGGTTGCGGCCGCGGATCGCTCGGTGGTCGCGGCGACGGCGACCGGGTCGCCCAATCGGATCGATGACGAGACCGCGGGCATCCCGCTGACCTCGAACGCCGCGGGCGCGAGCGCGGGCACCCTGCTCCGGCCGCGCCCCTGCTACATGTGCAAGCAGCGCTACACCCGCGTCGACGCCTTCTACCACCAGCTCTGCCCGGAGTGCGCGGCCAGCAGCCATGCCAAGCGAGACGCGAGGACCGATCTGACCGGCCGTCGCGCGCTGCTGACCGGCGGTCGCGCCAAGATCGGCATGTACATCGCACTGCGACTGCTGCGCGACGGCGCACACACCACCATCACCACACGTTTCCCCAACGATGCCATCCGCCGCTTCGCCGCCATGGACGACAGCGCGGACTGGCTGCATCGACTGCGGATCGTCGGCATCGACCTGCGTGACCCCGCTCAAGTAGTCGCTCTCGCCGACGATGTCGCCGCACAGGGCCCGCTCGATATTCTCATCAACAATGCCGCGCAGACCGTGCGCCGCTCCCCCGGCGCCTACAGCGCACTCGTCGATGCCGAATCCGGTCCGCTGCCCGCGGGCGCGCTGCCGGACATGGTGAGCTTCGGCAAAACGATGCAGGCGCATCCGACCGCGCTGACTGCCTCGCTCACGCCGAGTCTGACCGCCACGGACGTCGCCGAACTGGCGTTGGTCGCGGGATCGGCGACACCGGAACGCATTTCGCGCGGCGTTGCGATCGACGCGGGCGGTCTGGTGCCGGATCTGGCGCATACCAACAGCTGGGTGCAGACCGTCGCCGAGGTCGATCCGACCGAACTGCTCGAGGTGCAGCTGTGCAACTCGGTCGCGCCGTTCATTCTGGTGTCCCGGCTACGTCCCGCCATGGCCGCGTCGCCGGCGCGACGCAAGTACGTCGTCAACGTTTCCGCCATGGAAGGCCAGTTCTCCCGCGCCTACAAGGGCCCCGGCCATCCGCACACCAATATGGCCAAGGCCGCGCTGAATATGCTCACCCGCACCAGCGCCAAGGAAATGCTCGAGGAAGATTCGATCCTGATGACCGCCGTCGACACCGGCTGGATCACCGACGAGCGCCCGCACTACACGAAGGTCCGCCTGGCCGAGGAAGGCTTCCATGCCCCGCTCGACCTGGTCGACGGGGCAGCTCGGGTCTACGATCCGATCGTCCAGGGTGAAAGCGGCACAGACCTGTACGGCTGCTTCCTCAAGGACTACCAACCGTCGCCCTGGTGA